One genomic window of uncultured delta proteobacterium includes the following:
- the lysU gene encoding lysine tRNA synthetase, inducible (Evidence 2a : Function of homologous gene experimentally demonstrated in an other organism; PubMedId : 10913247, 2183178, 2188953, 7735833; Product type e : enzyme), translating into MNPSEKDPQQEAREKARRKIKLPTKSERAECFYPMLESFILRDELNEVVKNKIAKSCELMEMGESLHANGFVKNNNAAELAEQYGECDEEALAALAASGAEFSLAGRIVSHRSFGKVVFFHIMDASGRIQCYVAREHMDEESFAVFRKLDIGDIVGIRGTLFRTKTGELTVDCRHIKLLTRSFRTLPEKYHGLKDVETRYRQRYVDLIVTPRAREIAFKRIKIVSEFRRFMENEGFLEVETPMLQPIPGGAAAKPFITHHNALDMQLYMRIAPELYLKRLLVGGFEKVFELNRNFRNEGISVRHNPEFTMCEFYWAYATFENLMDLTERLFAHLAQTVCGATKIPYQGEEIDLTPGKWTRLTFHESLEKIGGHKPSLYNDYPALVEYIKSRGEKAVDGEKLGKLQAKLFDLDVEPKLIQPHFIYHYPTDISPLSRRNEANPDLTDRFELFIAGREMGNAFSELNDPMDQRARFEEQVAEKEAGDDEAHFMDEDYLRALEYGMPPAAGQGIGIDRLVMLLTDSASIREVILFPQLKPEA; encoded by the coding sequence TTGAATCCTTCCGAGAAAGACCCGCAGCAAGAGGCCCGGGAAAAGGCCCGCAGAAAAATTAAACTGCCCACCAAATCCGAACGCGCGGAATGTTTTTATCCCATGCTCGAAAGTTTTATCCTGCGTGACGAACTGAACGAGGTGGTCAAGAATAAAATAGCCAAGTCCTGCGAATTGATGGAAATGGGCGAGTCTCTGCATGCCAACGGGTTCGTGAAAAATAATAACGCCGCGGAACTGGCGGAACAATACGGCGAATGCGACGAAGAGGCCCTCGCCGCTCTGGCCGCGTCCGGCGCCGAGTTTTCCCTTGCCGGGCGCATTGTTTCCCACCGCTCTTTCGGCAAGGTGGTCTTTTTCCATATCATGGACGCGAGTGGCCGCATCCAGTGCTACGTCGCGCGCGAGCATATGGACGAAGAATCCTTCGCCGTGTTCCGCAAGCTGGATATCGGCGATATCGTGGGGATACGTGGCACGCTCTTCCGGACCAAAACCGGGGAGTTGACCGTGGATTGCAGGCATATCAAGCTGCTCACCCGCTCGTTCCGCACCCTGCCGGAAAAATACCACGGCCTGAAAGATGTGGAAACGCGCTACCGCCAGCGGTACGTCGACCTTATCGTGACCCCGCGCGCCCGCGAGATCGCCTTCAAGCGCATCAAAATCGTGAGCGAGTTCCGCCGGTTCATGGAAAACGAGGGTTTCCTGGAAGTGGAAACCCCCATGCTCCAGCCCATCCCCGGCGGGGCTGCGGCCAAGCCCTTCATCACCCACCACAACGCGCTGGACATGCAGCTCTACATGCGCATCGCGCCGGAGCTGTACTTGAAGCGCCTGCTGGTCGGCGGGTTTGAAAAGGTCTTCGAGCTGAACCGCAACTTCCGCAACGAAGGCATTTCCGTGCGGCACAACCCGGAATTCACCATGTGCGAGTTCTACTGGGCGTACGCCACCTTCGAAAACCTGATGGACCTGACCGAGCGCCTGTTCGCGCATCTCGCCCAAACGGTCTGCGGCGCCACGAAAATTCCGTACCAGGGCGAGGAAATCGACCTCACGCCCGGCAAGTGGACCCGGCTGACCTTCCATGAGTCGCTGGAAAAAATCGGCGGGCACAAGCCCTCGCTTTACAACGACTACCCCGCCCTGGTGGAATACATCAAGAGCCGGGGGGAAAAGGCGGTCGACGGCGAAAAGCTCGGCAAGCTCCAGGCCAAGCTGTTCGATCTGGACGTGGAACCCAAGCTGATCCAGCCCCATTTCATCTACCATTATCCCACGGACATCTCCCCGCTGTCGCGCCGGAACGAGGCCAACCCGGACCTCACGGACCGGTTCGAACTGTTCATCGCGGGCCGGGAAATGGGCAACGCCTTTTCCGAACTGAACGACCCCATGGACCAGCGGGCCAGGTTCGAGGAACAGGTGGCGGAAAAAGAAGCCGGGGACGACGAAGCCCATTTCATGGACGAAGATTACCTGCGCGCCCTGGAATACGGCATGCCCCCGGCAGCCGGACAGGGTATAGGCATCGACCGGCTGGTCATGCTGCTCACGGATTCCGCGTCCATCCGGGAAGTTATTTTGTTCCCGCAGCTGAAGCCGGAAGCGTAG
- a CDS encoding Peptidase M23: MLFKNYQIVVFKDRIGSCGHMRVSGWLISVLLLLLVGLTGAVAYLWSFYPKSLSAEYQLSEAERTIQSQNAQIVAMSSKLQSLQEDMRRVQQFDAKLRVMMNVDREPADTSGLAEKAADASSLSNIPLYRQDLLAKRMHSLADDLSGDVRLEEIKQQEILLALRENREFMVMTPSIWPAEGHLTSGFGYRVNPFTGQSVLHAGLDIANRVGTPIVTPARGTIVSVGWQNAYGNCVVINHGNAITTRYAHMEKTTVKEGQVVNRGDLIGTVGNTGRSTGPHLHYEVRVGGVPVNPMRYILN; this comes from the coding sequence ATGCTTTTTAAGAATTACCAGATCGTCGTCTTCAAAGACCGCATTGGCTCCTGCGGCCATATGCGCGTTTCCGGCTGGCTGATCTCCGTTCTCCTGCTGCTGCTCGTGGGGCTGACCGGCGCCGTGGCCTACCTCTGGTCGTTTTACCCCAAATCCCTTTCCGCCGAATACCAGCTCAGCGAGGCGGAGAGGACCATCCAGAGCCAGAACGCGCAAATCGTGGCCATGTCCAGCAAGCTCCAGTCGCTGCAGGAAGACATGCGCCGCGTGCAGCAGTTTGACGCCAAACTCCGGGTCATGATGAACGTGGACCGGGAACCCGCAGATACCTCCGGCCTTGCGGAAAAGGCCGCCGACGCCTCCTCCCTCAGCAACATCCCGCTGTACCGCCAGGACCTTCTGGCAAAACGCATGCATTCCCTGGCGGACGACCTGTCCGGGGACGTCCGCCTGGAAGAGATCAAACAACAGGAAATTCTTCTGGCGCTGCGCGAAAACCGCGAATTTATGGTGATGACGCCGTCCATATGGCCGGCGGAAGGCCACCTTACCTCGGGCTTCGGGTACCGGGTCAACCCCTTCACCGGGCAATCCGTTCTGCATGCGGGCCTCGATATCGCCAACCGGGTCGGCACGCCCATCGTTACCCCGGCCAGGGGAACCATCGTTTCCGTGGGCTGGCAAAACGCCTACGGCAACTGCGTGGTCATCAACCACGGCAACGCCATCACCACCCGTTACGCCCATATGGAAAAAACAACCGTCAAGGAAGGCCAGGTCGTCAACAGGGGCGACCTCATCGGCACAGTCGGCAACACCGGCCGCTCCACCGGCCCGCACCTGCATTATGAAGTCCGCGTGGGCGGCGTGCCCGTCAACCCCATGCGGTACATCCTGAACTGA
- a CDS encoding Phosphoesterase PA-phosphatase related protein (modular protein), with translation MIQAIPEWDKDIFYAINGFRNDLFDVIMPVFSLTWLLWTLGIAAFVLWMLFALRRGVKWNSVRPVLVGSALILATAGVTDLVTVAVKDHIGRLRPYQSLPFAHYQTKEGWKQNPEMFKPWKHRADSFYSGHAAHSMAVAVTAATLCPPLSPVIYAMPLIVGYSRVYLGKHYPSDVLAGWLAGALVALLARRLTRKLRANAEPEAKPLQPPPRSSSLFSAWRAKLTAGSTRQCSPSRTSQGS, from the coding sequence ATGATCCAGGCCATTCCCGAATGGGATAAAGATATATTTTACGCTATCAACGGGTTCCGTAACGATCTCTTTGACGTGATAATGCCCGTGTTCTCCCTGACCTGGCTACTCTGGACGCTGGGTATCGCCGCGTTCGTCCTCTGGATGCTCTTTGCCCTGCGGCGCGGGGTGAAATGGAACTCCGTGCGGCCCGTGCTGGTCGGCAGCGCCCTGATCCTGGCCACCGCCGGCGTGACGGACCTCGTCACCGTGGCGGTCAAGGACCACATCGGCAGGCTGCGTCCCTACCAGAGTCTTCCCTTTGCTCATTACCAGACCAAAGAAGGCTGGAAGCAGAATCCCGAAATGTTCAAGCCGTGGAAACACCGAGCGGACTCGTTTTATTCCGGGCACGCCGCCCACAGCATGGCCGTTGCGGTGACCGCCGCGACCCTGTGCCCGCCGCTCAGCCCCGTGATTTACGCCATGCCGCTTATTGTCGGCTATTCCCGCGTGTACCTCGGCAAGCATTACCCCAGCGACGTTCTGGCCGGCTGGCTTGCCGGGGCCCTTGTGGCGCTGCTCGCCAGACGTCTCACCCGGAAACTCCGCGCGAACGCGGAACCGGAGGCAAAACCCCTTCAACCCCCGCCACGGTCTTCCAGCCTGTTCAGCGCCTGGCGCGCAAAGCTCACGGCAGGTTCGACGCGGCAGTGCAGCCCTTCCAGGACCTCGCAGGGGTCCTGA
- a CDS encoding PBS lyase HEAT-like repeat family protein, with product MTRFKKMKQRLEALLLPPAWPEDAKSIPEDAAAVTGMEAVSPLLALLPRGGLLKWRAVILLGRVTAALAAGSSQDSPHNSMPGSMEDARTVMRRCMWHLNEDSGNMGWGIAEAMGEIAAKSPLLAREYGRVILSYARDTGFADNFIDHAALRRGAYWAIGRFAPRYPAYRGEAAELLLAGLRDEDGQSRGIAAWGLGNLAAAGSFPDAGAREKVKAALAGVGNQDPCEVLEGLHCRVEPAVSFARQALNRLEDRGGG from the coding sequence ATGACCAGATTCAAAAAAATGAAGCAGCGGTTGGAAGCCCTGCTCCTGCCCCCGGCCTGGCCGGAGGATGCCAAAAGCATCCCGGAAGACGCGGCGGCCGTTACCGGCATGGAGGCGGTCAGCCCGCTTCTGGCGCTGCTGCCGCGCGGCGGGCTGCTCAAGTGGCGGGCCGTGATTCTGCTGGGCCGGGTCACGGCGGCCCTCGCGGCGGGTTCCTCCCAGGATTCCCCCCATAATTCCATGCCCGGCTCTATGGAGGACGCGCGGACCGTCATGCGGCGCTGCATGTGGCATTTGAACGAGGATTCCGGAAACATGGGCTGGGGCATCGCCGAAGCCATGGGCGAGATCGCGGCCAAAAGCCCGCTCCTGGCAAGGGAATACGGCCGGGTTATCCTGTCCTACGCGAGAGACACGGGCTTCGCGGACAATTTCATCGACCACGCGGCGCTCCGGCGCGGGGCCTATTGGGCCATCGGGCGGTTTGCGCCGCGTTACCCGGCATACAGGGGGGAAGCCGCGGAACTGCTGCTCGCCGGGTTGCGGGACGAGGACGGCCAGAGCCGGGGCATCGCGGCCTGGGGTCTGGGAAACCTCGCGGCCGCCGGGAGCTTTCCGGATGCCGGGGCGCGGGAGAAAGTGAAGGCGGCGCTCGCCGGAGTGGGGAATCAGGACCCCTGCGAGGTCCTGGAAGGGCTGCACTGCCGCGTCGAACCTGCCGTGAGCTTTGCGCGCCAGGCGCTGAACAGGCTGGAAGACCGTGGCGGGGGTTGA
- a CDS encoding PP-loop domain protein, which yields MPRQKYTYAQQQCIRSAGKLSQMTGMLTPHARVGIAVSGGMDSFVLLETLRIRQGIVPFPFSILALHINPGFDPHSHAPLTRWLEERGVAGHIETTDHGPRAHSPENRKDSPCFFCAMLRRKRLFELCRQYGLTHLAFGHTADDLVSTFFMNLCQNGRVEGMSMREEFFKGALLVIRPLMLVEKKTIAKAARDWDLPIWSNPCPSAGKTLRTSIMDDVGRMAEGHKGMLTKIRAGLCRWQLKATTGGPGERL from the coding sequence ATGCCGAGACAAAAATATACCTATGCCCAGCAACAGTGCATCCGGTCCGCCGGCAAACTTTCCCAGATGACCGGAATGCTCACCCCGCACGCCCGGGTGGGCATCGCGGTTTCCGGCGGCATGGACAGCTTCGTGCTGCTGGAAACATTACGCATCCGCCAGGGCATCGTGCCGTTCCCGTTCAGCATCCTCGCCCTGCACATCAACCCCGGGTTCGATCCCCACAGCCACGCGCCGCTTACCCGCTGGCTCGAGGAAAGGGGCGTTGCCGGGCATATTGAAACCACGGACCACGGGCCGCGCGCCCACTCGCCGGAAAACCGCAAGGATTCCCCCTGCTTCTTCTGCGCCATGCTCCGCCGCAAACGGCTGTTCGAGCTGTGCCGCCAGTACGGTTTGACGCACCTGGCCTTCGGGCACACGGCGGATGACCTTGTTTCCACCTTTTTCATGAACCTCTGCCAGAACGGCCGGGTGGAAGGCATGAGCATGCGCGAGGAGTTTTTCAAGGGCGCGCTTCTCGTTATCCGGCCCCTGATGCTGGTGGAGAAGAAAACCATCGCCAAGGCCGCCAGGGACTGGGACCTGCCCATCTGGTCAAACCCCTGCCCCAGCGCGGGCAAGACCCTGCGCACCAGCATCATGGACGATGTGGGCCGCATGGCGGAAGGCCACAAAGGCATGCTGACAAAAATCCGGGCGGGCCTCTGCCGCTGGCAGTTGAAGGCCACGACCGGCGGCCCTGGGGAGCGGCTGTAA